In one window of Arachis ipaensis cultivar K30076 chromosome B06, Araip1.1, whole genome shotgun sequence DNA:
- the LOC110264094 gene encoding uncharacterized protein LOC110264094: protein MEPSRMPYNLRRRDRKVDYSYRRPKRVTREESIRNEEAEIQLQLDDPISQEEIEDQYERLCKKYYLEKLFPYPLMAMKHYNNDRKEEEQFKVTDNVRDISMWCGKVGGFRALHFRARPKKVGEILPNSSDEVPTVDFFALIHHMPNDEVHVSYCERNPNPNPPEKDTPLSRYVPLRCEVCGLADAEAVKAKNKGK, encoded by the exons ATGGAACCATCGCGAATGCCATACAATCTTAGACGTCGTGATCGTAAAGTCGACTACAGCTATCGAAGACCAAAAAGGGTTACACGTGAAGAATCTATTAGGAATGAGGAGGCGGAAATTCAGCTTCAACTTGATGATCCTATTAGTCAAGAGGAAATAGA GGATCAATATGAACGCTTATGTAAGAAGTACTATCTTGAGAAACTGTTTCCTTATCCATTAATGGCAATGAAGCACTACAACAACGACAGGAAAGAG GAAGAACAATTTAAGGTTACTGATAATGTTCGGGATATATCGATGTGGTGTGGGAAGGTTGGTGGTTTTCGTGCATTGCACTTTAGGGCTAGGCCTAAAAAAGTTGGTGAAATCTTGCCCAACTCATCAGATGAAGTTCCTACTGTTGATTTTTTTGCCTTGATCCATCATATGCCTAATGATGAAGTTCATGTGAGTTACTGTGAGCGAAATCCTAATCCGAACCCTCCAGAAAAAG ATACTCCTCTTTCTCGATATGTTCCCTTGCGATGCGAAGTTTGTGGTCTTGCTGATGCAGAAGCTGTGAAGGCAAAAAATAAAGGGAAATGA